DNA sequence from the Kiloniellales bacterium genome:
GGGCTGGCCTGTGGCAATCGTCACAGCCGGGAGCGCGCGCGCGTGAGACGCTGAACGCGGTAGGGGACGAAGATCCATCATGGAGTTGGCGCCATGGCGGAGCCCCGCGAGCCGTCTCGGACGGCCTTTCCGGCAGCGACGGCCCGGGCCGGGCGGAGGATGCCCGGCGTGGCGAGCGAGCCCGGGCAGGGATCGAAATCCACTTGGTGTCTCTCGAGCACGATGAAATGTGGTCGGATCGACCTCATATCTTATTCGTGCCCTGAACGGTTGAATGAAAGCGGGACGGCGGCGTCCGGGGGGTCCTCATGGCGATGACAACGGTCTTGGTGCTGGTCGAGAGTTCCGAGCACGGGCGCCGCACGGTGCGGGCGGCCTTCCAGGCCGCGCGGCGCGACGGCGGCCATGTGGTCGGCCTCTATCCGGTGCCGCCCTCCGAGCGGCTGACCCCGCAGGCGATGTACTTCTCGCGCGCCTCGCTCGAGGTGCCGGGGCAGGACGGCCTGGCCATGCTGGACCGGGCCGAGCGCGACGGCGGCGCCGGGGTCGAGACCGCGCGCCACGCCTTCGAGGAGGTTGCCGCCGAGATGGGTGCAACGCTGCAGGAGCGGCCGCCGAACCCGGGCAGGCTGACCGCCTTCTTCCGGTCCCAGGCCGACGGCGATCCCGAGGCGGTGGCCGCGCTGGGCCGGGTCTTCGACCTGGTCGTGGTCCAGCAGCCGCGCGAGGATCCCGACCACCGGATCCGCAAGCTGCTGCGCGCGGTGCTCTTCCAGGCCGGGCGTCCGGTCCTGGTCGTGCCGCCCGATCCTTCGGCCTCCCTCGGCACGCGGCCGCTGATCGCCTGGAACGGCAGCGCCCGTTCGGCCCGGGCGGCGGCCATCGCGCGCAACTTTTTCGATGGCGCCCGGGAAATCGGGATCCTCTCGGTGCGCACCAAGAACGGCTCGGGGCCTTCGGCCCAGGACCTGGCGGACTACGTCGCCTGGCACGACATGAAGGCCAGCGTCCTCGAAGCGACGCTGGCGAACCATCGTCTGGGCGACGTCTTCCTGCGCGAGGCCGGGCGTTTCGGCGCCGACCTCCTGGTCATGGGGGCCTACGCCCAGAGCCCCTTCCGGGAATCCCTGACCGGCGGCGTCACCAACCACGTCCTCAGCCACGCCGCGCTGCCGGTCCTGATGACCCACTGAAGCGGGCGCGGGGCACGGCTCCATCTGTCTGAGATAGATCGAAATATATTGTTCAATCGACTCCAATCCGGCGCAATCTGATCTAGTCTAAGGCGCGGCAGCGGCCCGGGTTCGAGCCTTCGATCGGCCAGGTGAGGCGTGCGTGAGCTTTCTTCCCTTCCAGACCCTGTACTTCGAGGACCTGAGCCTGGGCATGACCGAGACCTATCCGAAGACGGTCAAGTCCTCGGACGTGGTCGGCTTCGCGGAGATCACGGGCGACCGCAACCCGATCCATCTCTCGGAGCACTTCGCGGCGAAGACGCCCTTCAAGGGCCGCATCGCCCACGGCCTCTACACGGCCAGCCTGATCTCGGCGGTGATCGGCACCCGGCTGCCCGGGCCGGGCGCGATCTACATCTCGCAGACGCTGCGGTTCCTCGCGCCCGTGAAGATCGGGGATACGGTCGACGCCATCGTCGAGGTCGTCGAGCTGAACGGGGAAAGGCAAAGGGCCAGGCTGAGCTGTGCCTGCAAGGTCGGAAGCGAGGTCGTCCTGGAGGGCGAAGCCGTCGTCAAGGTCCCGCGGCGCCCCCAGGACTGACGCCGGCCCGTCTCGGGCTCCCTCACGCGAAGGGCAGGCCGACGTAGTTCTCGGCCAGGGCCGTGGCCGCCGCGCGCGAGGAGGCGACGTAGTCCAGCTCGGCGAGCTGGACCCGGCCGCCGAAGCCGCTTTCCTCGGGGAAGCGGTGCAGCAGCGAGGTCATCCACCAGGAGAAACGCTGCGCCTTCCAGATCCGCCTGAGGCAGGTCGCGGAATAGGCCTCGAGGAGGTCGTTGCGGCCCTCCTCGTAGTGAGCGACCAGGGCGCGTGACAGGTAGCGCACGTCGGCGGCGGCCAGGTTCAGGCCCTTGGCTCCGGTCGGCGGGACGATGTGCGCCGCGTCGCCGGCCAGGAACAGCCGGCCGAAGCGCATCGGCTCGGCGACGAAGCTGCGCATCGGGGTGACGCTCTTCTCGATCGCGGGCCCGGTCTCAAGGCGTTCCGCCGCCTCGGCGTCGAGGCGCGCGCGCAGCTCGTCCCAGATCCGTTCGTCCGGCCAGTCGTCCAGCTGCTCGTCCGGGCTGCACTGGATGTAGAGCCGGCTGCGGCTCGGCGAGCGCATCGAGAAAAGCGCGAAGCCGCGCGCGTGGCGGGCGTAGATCAGCTCCTCGGAGACCGGCTTGGTGTCCGCCAGGATGCCCAGCCAGGCGAACGGGTAGACCCGCTCGAAGGTGCTCAGCGCCGCGGCCGGCACGCTGCGCCGGGAGACGCCGTGGAAGCCGTCGCAGCCGGCGATGAAGTCGCAGCGCAGCTCCCGTTCCGTCCCGTCCACCCGGTAGCTGAGGCGCGGGCTATCGCCGTCGAAGTCCCGCAGGGACACGTCCTCGGCCTCGAAGACGACCTGGCCGTCGGCGGCCGCGCGCGCCCGGTTCAGGTCCTTGGTGACCTCGGTCTGGCCGTAGACCGTGACCGCCTTGCCGCCGGTCAGGTCCTCGAAGTCGATGCGGTGGCGCCGGCCGCCGAAGGCGAGCTCGATGCCGCCGTGCACCAGGCCTTCGCGGTGCAGGCGCTCGCCGACCCCGGCCTCGTCGAGCAGCTCGACCGTGCCCTGCTCCAGGACGCCGGCCCGGATCCGGCCCTCGACGTAGGCCCGGCTGCGCCGCTCCAGGACCACGCTCTCGACCCCGGCCAGGTGCAGCAGCTGCGAAAGCAGCAGCCCGGCGGGCCCGGCCCCGACGATTCCGACCTGTGTGCGCATGGTGTCTCGCTCCCCTGTTAGGGTGTCTCGGTTGTTGGCGACCGCCCCCTCACCCTCCCACCGCTACGCGGCGGGCCCCTCCCTCTCCCACGGGGAGAGGGATGTGGAGGCTTGGCGCGGCGAAAGCCGCGCCCTAGCCGGAGCTGGGTGAGGGGATGGTCGCGACCTCCGTTGCATCGTCAGCGCCCCTATCCCGACAGCAGCCGCGGGACCGCCAGCGCCAGGACCGGCAGGGCGAGCAGCAGGGCGACCCGCAGGATCTCGACCGCGAAGAAGGGCATGACGCCCCGAAAGACCTGTCGCATGGTGGCGTTGTCGGCCAGGGTCGAGATGATGAAGACGTTGAGCCCGACCGGCGGCGTGATCAGCCCCAGCTCGACCACGATCAGGGCGAGGATGCCGAACCAGACCTTCAGCTCCTCGCTGCTCAGGCCGTAGGCGGCGGTTGCGGCGGTCGCGTAGTCGCCGCCGTTGAGGTCGATCAGCACCGGCCAGAAGAAGGGCACTACGACCAGGATCATCGCGAGCGACTCCATGAAGCAGCCGAGCACGATCAGCAACGCCAGCATGGCGATCAGCACCAGCCAGGGATCGAGCCCGCTGCTTGCGGCCCAGCTCGCCAGGGCACTGGGCAGGCCGGCGCGGCTGAAGAAGCCCTTCAGGACCTCGGCGCCGAAGAGGATGAAGTAGATCATCCCGGCAGTGACCGCGGTATCGAGCAGCGACTGCCTGATGCCCTGGCCGGTCAGGCCCTCGCCGCGCAGGCGAAGCAGCAGGCCGTAGGCCAGGACCGCGAAGACCCCGACCCCGGCCGCTGGCGTCGGCGTGAAGAGCCCGGCGCCGAGGCCCAGGATGATCGCGCCGAAGATCGCCACCACCGGGATCAGCCGCAGGACCGCCCGGCGCCGGTCTGCCGCCTCAAGCGGCGGGGCCGGCGGCGCGGCCTCGGGGCGCAGGCGCACCAGGACCGCGATCACCGCCATGAAGAAGCCGACCGCGATCAGGCCTGGCAGCAGGGCGGCCTGGAACATCTCGATGATCGAGGCCTCGACGATGATCGCGTAGACCACCAGCGCCACCGAGGGCGGGATCAGGATTCCCAGGGTGCCGCCGGCGGCCAGGGTCCCGGTTGCCAGCCGCGGCGCGTAGCCCATGCGCTTGAGCTCGGGCAGCGCGACCCGGCCCATGGTCGCGGCGGTCGCGAGCGAGGAGCCGCAGACCGCGCCGAAGCCGGCGCAGGCGCCGATCGCCGCCATGGCCGCGCCGCCGCGGAAGCGGCCGATCAGGGCGTTGACTCCCTGGAAGAGGTCGCGGCTGAGGTTGGCGTGGGACGCGAGAAATCCCATCAGCACGAAGAGCGGCACCACGGAAAGCTCGTAGTTGGCGACGCTATTCCAAAGCAGGGTCTTGTACTGCTTCAGGTAGGGCTCGAAGCGCAGGTAGGGCAGTGCCAGGCTGAGGGCGTAGTTGCCGGCGATGCCGACCCCGATCATCGCCAGGCCGACCGGGACCCGCAGCGCGAGCAGGCCGAACAGGAGGACCAGCCCGGCCAGGCCGATCAGCTCACGCTCGCCCAAGGTCTTCCCCTTCGAAGGCCTGGAGACCGGCGACCGCTGCCCAGAGCAGCAGCGAGGCGATGCCCGGCAGGTAGAAGGGCCACTCCGGCCAGCCGAGCACCCGCGACAGCGCGCCGTCGGCGCGGGTCTCCAGGAGGCCGAGCGTCATCCAGAAGGCGAGAAAGGCCGCCAGCGCCGCCATGGCCAGCGCGATCGCCGCATCCAGCCTGCCCCGGACCCGCGGCGGCAGCCACTTGGCGAAGAGGTCGACCGCGACGTGGCCGCGGCGCAGCTGGCAGTAGGGCAGCAGCATGAGGGCGGCCGCCGAGATCGCCAGGCGCACGAAGTCCTCGTAGCCGGGCAGGCCCGAGACCGTCCCGCCGAACGCGCGCGCCAGGCGGTCCAGCGCGAAGGCGCCGGCGTTGGCCGTGGTCACCAGGACGATGGCCAGCAGCACCACCCCGCCGGTGATGGCCCAAGCGGCCGCGAGCTTTCCGACGAGGTCGCGCGTTCGATCCGTCCGTCGTTCACCGGAGCCGTCGTTCATCGGGGCTCACCTTTCGACAGGGGGCGCAGCCCGGCGCTACGCGCGGGTGAGGCGGACACCACGCTCCTCACCCTGAGCCTGTCGAAGGGTGAGGGGGCCAGGAAGCGCGAAGGCAGCTTGCTCTCGAGGCTACTTCGCGCCGCGCTTGGCGACCGCCGCGCGGGCCGCCTCGACCAGGGCCTCGCCGTCGATGCCGTTGTCCCGGGCCTCCTTGATCCAGCGGTCGACGACCTGGGCGCCGAGCGCGTCGAAGCCGGCCTTGGCGTCGGCGTCCAGGGCGACGACCTCGCCGCCGGACTTGGCCTGGGCGGCCTTGCCGGGGGCCTCGACCCCGTCCCAGATGCCGCCGATCTCGCCGGCGATGGCGGCGCCGGAGTTGGCGTCGATCACCTTCTTCAGGTCTTCCGGCAGGGCCTCGTAGCGCTCCTTGTTCATGGCGTAGAGGAAGACCGAGGTGCCGAAGCGCGAGCCGTCGCCGCCCTCGACCGAATAGTTGGTCAGCTCCTGCAGCTTCAGCGGCAGGACGATCTCGAAGGGCACCAGGGCGCCGTCGACCGTGCCCTTGGACAGCGCCTCGGGCAGGGCGGGCACCGGCATGCCGACCGGCTCGGCGCCCCAGGCCTCGATCATCCAGGCGCCGGTCCGCGAGGGCGTGCGCAACTTCAGGCCCTTGACCTCGTCCACCGAGCGGACCGCCTTGTCGCGCAGGTGCAGCGCGTTGCCGGCGTGGACGTGGACCAGGATCGGCTTGAGGTCGGCGTAGTCGGCGGCGATCAGGGCGAAGTTGTCCTGGATCGCCAGGGTGGTGGCCCGGGCGCTGCCCTTGTGCACGGTCGGCAGCTCGAAGACCTCGGAGCGCGGGAAGACCCCGGGCGTGTAGCCGATCAGGGTCCAGACGATGTCGGCCGCGCCGTCGCGCACCTGGCGGTAGAGCTCAGGCGGCTTGCCGCCCATCGACATCGAGGGGAAGACCTCGACCTTGATCCGGCCCTTGGACTGCTCTTCGACACGCTTCGCCCAGGGGACGATGAACTTGGCGTGGGCCGGCGACTTCGGGCTCAGGAAGTGGTGCACGGTCAGCGTGATCTCGGCGGCCTGGGCCGGGACGCTGGCTGCCGCCACGGCCAGAGCGGCAGCGCAAAAACGGGTGATCGCGTTCATGGACATCCTCCCCTTCGGAACCTCGGGTCTTCTTGGTGCTCGGGTGTTCGGGACCCTTTCACCCGGAAGTATGAAAGTCGGTTTCGGTTATGAGAAATGAATTCTTCGGTGCTTTCCATGTCGCTCCGGTTATGACGCGACCGCCGCGGCGGCCCGCTCGGCGGCGACGTCCCGGACCGCCTGCATCAGCATCTGGGTCGCCAGGCCGGGCGGCACGTCGGCCCGGACCGTCAGGCCGACCGGCCCGCTGGTGGTCGGGTCGCCGGCGAAGGGCAGGGCGACCAGCAGGCCGTCCGCCAGGTCGTCGGCGACCACGCCCTGGGAGATGATCCAGACCGCGTCCGAGGTCCGGGTGTAGCTGCGCCCGAAGGCCATGGACACGGTCTCGATGCGGTCGGGCAGGGCGCCGACCCCCTGGGCGATCAGCAGGCGGTCGACATAGGGCCGGATGATCGAGCCCTCGATCGGCATCAGCACCGTGAAGTCGCGGATTCGCCCCAGCTCGAAACCGCCGCCGTCGAGCAGGGGATGGCCGGGCCGGACCACCAGGCGGACCGGCTCGGAATAGAGGGTCTCGAAGGCCAGGCCGGTCATCAGCGCCGGCTCGGCCAGGCGCCCGACCACCAGGTCCAGCTCGCCGACCCTGAGCTGCGCCAGCAGCACGCTGTTCTGGCCGGTCACGACCCGGACCGTGGTCTCGACGCCGTCGGCCTTGAAGGCCTGGATCGCCGCCGGCATGACCCGGGCGGCGACGGTCGGCAGGGCACCCACGGTGATCGCGAAGCCGCCCTTGGCCCGGGCCTGGGCGATGCTGTCGACGCCCTGGCGCAGGGCGGTGACGCTGGCCCCGGCGTAGCGCAGAAAGACCTCGCCGAAGCGGGTCAAGGTGACGCCCCGCTTGCTGCGGTCGAAGAGCCGCACGTCCAGGGTCGCCTCCAGCTCGCGCAGGGTCTTGGAGACCGCGGGCTGGGTCACCGCCAGGGCGTCGGCCGCCTTGACCACGCTCTTCTGCCGCGCGACCTCCAGGAAGCACTGCAGGTGCCGGAACTTGATCCGCTGGACCATCACCGGACCGCCGCCGGCCGGTCGCGTCTCGGGCAGCATGCATTCCCCCAGGGTTATCCGTCCCGCCTTCTTTCTCATTTTACATAACCGGAACTGCGGTCCAAGCTGATGGCCGAAGCCGGGCTCGCGGTCCCTTCCAGCTGTCATTGCCGGGCTTGACCCGGCAATCCATCGAGCCACCGGCACCATGGATGCCCGGATCAAGTCCGGGCATGACAGAGGAGTTGGCGGCTCAGGACCGAGAGGGAGGAGAAAACGCGATGCGCTTCGCCAGGGTGAACGACGTGGTGCTGCACCACGCGGTCGAGGGGCCGCCGGACGCGCCGACCGTGGTCTTCTCCAACTCCCTGGGCACCGACTTCCGGGTCTGGGACCCGCTGCTTGCCCACTTCGGCCAGGGCCTGCGCCGGGTCCGCTACGACAAGCGCGGCCACGGCCTGTCCCAGGCCCGGCCCGCGCCCTACGTGATGAGCGATCACGTCGGCGACCTGGCGGCCCTGCTCGACCACCTCGGGATCGAGTCGGCGGTGATCGTGGGGCTGTCGGTCGGCGGCATCATCGCCCAGGGCCTCTCGGCCCTGCGCCGCGAGCGGATCCGCGGCCTGGTGCTCTGCGACACCGCCCACGTGATCGGTCCGGCGGAGATGTGGGACCAGCGCATCGCGGCCATCGAGGCCGGCGGCATCGAGTCCTTGGCCGACGCGGTCATGGAACGCTGGTTCTCGGAGGCCTTCCGCCGGGACAGGCCGGAGGAGCTGGCCGGCTGGCGCAACATGCTGGTCCGCACCCCGGTCGAGGGCTACCTCGGCACCGCGGCGGCGATCCGCGATTCCGACATGACCGCGCAGGCCCAGGCGATCCGCGTGCCGACCCTCTGCGTCGGCGGCTCCGAGGACGGCGCGACCCCGCCCGAGCTGGTCGGCGCCCTGGCCGCGCTGATCCCGGGCGCGCGCTTCGAGGTCATCGAGGGCGCCGGGCACCTGCCCGGCGTCGAGGCGCCGGAGACCCTGGCCGGCCTGATGAAAGACTTTTTCGCGGAGGCCGGCCTTGCCTGAAGACCGCCACCAGACCGGGATGCTGACCCGCCGCGCGGTCCTGGGCGACGCCCATGTCGACCGGGCCGAGGCGAAGACGACCGACTTCAACGCCGACTTTCAGCAGTTCATCACGGAGGGCGCCTGGGGTTCGCTCTGGTCGCGGCCCGGCCTCACCCGGCGCGAGCGCAGCCTCTTGACTATCGCGCTGCTGGCCGCCCTGGGCCACGACGAGGAGCTGGCGCTGCACGTCCGCGCGACCCGCAACACCGGCGCCAGCCCCGAGGACATCAAGGAGGCCCTGCTGCACGTGGCGGTCTACGCCGGGGTGCCGGCGGCCAACCGTGCCTTCGCCGTCGCCGCCGAGGCGCTGGAGGAGCAGGGAGAGGTGGGATGAGCGACCGGGCTCCCTTCAAGCCGCGGGACTGGGGCAGCCACCCGCCCTACCGCTATCCCGACTACAAGTCGACCGCCCTGCGCGCGCCGACCAAGCCCTTGGTTCCCCTGGCGCAGTCGCTCTCCGAGCTGACCGGCCCGGTCTTCGGCCACGACAGCCTCGGCCCTCTGGACCACGACCTGACCCGCAACGCCGCAAAGGACGGGGAGCCCCTGGGCGAGCGGATCATCGTCACCGGCCGGATCCTGGACGAGGACGGACGGGCGGTGCCGCAAACCCTGGTCGAGGTCTGGCAGGCCAACGCGGCCGGCCGCTACATCCACACCGTCGACCAGCACCCCGCGCCGCTCGACCCGAACTTCCTCGGCGCCGGGCGCTGCCTGACCGACGACGCGGGCCGCTACCGCTTCGTGACCGTCAAGCCGGGCGCCTATCCCTGGGGCAACCATCCCAATGCCTGGCGGCCCAACCACATCCACTTCTCGCTCTTCGGACCGAGCCTGGCGACCCGCCTGGTGACCCAGATGTACTTTCCCGGCGATCCGCTGCTCGACCTCGACCCGATCTTCCAGGGCACCCCGCCCGCGGCCCGCGACCGCCTGATCGCCGCCTTCTCGCTCGAGGTCACCGAGCCCGACTGGGCGCTCGGCTACAGCTTCGACATCGTCCTGCGCGGCCGCGCCGCCACGCCGATGGAGGGTTAGGTTCAGTGCTTTTCTGTGAATCTCCGGTGATCACCCCCTCCCCAACCCTCCCCCATCAAGGGGGAGGGAGTGAGTCGATGGCTAGCACCTCAGTCTTCCCTCCCCCCTTGTGGGGGAGGGTTAGGGTGGGGGGTGAATCACCGCCGCCACGGCGTGTTTCCCCGATCACCGACGGAGGCCTCTGACTCATGCCCAAGCAGACGCCGTCGCAGACGGTCGGCCCCTACTTCGCCTACGGCCTGACGCCCGAGCAGTACGGCTACGCCTTCTCCAGCATCGCCGGCGGCGCCCTCACGGCCGAGGCGGGCGACGGCGAGCGGATCCGGATCGAAGGCCGGGTGCTCGACGGCGCCGGCGAGGCGGTGAGCGATGCCCTGGTCGAGATCTGGCAGGCCGACGGCCAGGGCCGCTACGCCCATCCGGCCGACCCGCGCAGCTCCAACGCCCGCTTCCGCGGCTTCGGCCGGGTCGGCACCGGCACCGATCCGGAGCAGCGCTTCGTCTTCGAGACCGTCAAGCCGGGCCCCCTCGGCGACGGCCAGGCGCCGCACGTCAACCTCATGCTTTTCCTGCGCGGCCTGCTGTCCCACGCCTACACCCGCATCTACTTTTCCGACGAGGCCGAGGCCAACGCGGCCGACCCGGTGCTCGCCGCGGTCTCGGCCGAGCGCCGCGCGACCCTGATCGCCGCCCGCGAGGAGACCGCGGGCACGCCGCTCTACCGCTTCGACATCCACCTTCAAGGCGACCGCGAGACGGTCTTCTTCGACGTGTGAGTAGGATAAGCTAGTGCTTATTGGTCCGGGTCCAGGAGTCACCCCCACCCAACCCGCGCTCAGCGCCGCGCGTACGCGCCCCATCGAGGGGGAGGGCTCTTGCGGGCGGCCGTCGATATCTTCCCCCTCCCCCTTGATGGGGGAGGGTGGGGTGGGGGTGAGAGCACGCCCGACGCAGTAAAGGACCGAAAACGAGACGACCATGACCGAGCCCTGCATCATCACCGTGGCGATCACCGGGTCGGTGCCGCGCAAGGAGGACAACCCGGCGGTGCCGATCTCGGTGCAGGAACAGATCGAGTCCACCCAGGAGGCCTTCGAGGCCGGCGCCAGCCTGGTCCACGTCCACGTCCGCAACGAGGACCAGACGCCCTCGTCGGACCCGGAGAAGTTCGGCGCCTTCCAGGAGGGCGTGCGCCGGCACTGCCCGGGCATGATCGTCCAGTTCTCGACCGGCGGCCGCGGCCGCGCCGCGGCGGCGCGCGGCGCCATGCTCCACCTCAAGCCCGACATGGCCTCGCTGGCGACCGGCTCGGTCAACTTCCCGAACATGATCTACGAGAACCCGCCGCAGCTGGTCGAGGATCTGGCCGCGACCATGCTGGCCGAGGGCATCAAGCCGGAGGTCGAGGTCTTCGACCTGGCCATGCTCTACACCGCCGCCGAAATGGCCGCGGCCGGACGCCTGAAGGCGCCGCTCCACGTCCAGTTCGTCTTCGGCCTCAGGAACGCCCTGCCGCCGCGCCGCGAGATTCTCGAGTTCGAGGTCGCCCAGCTCGCGGCCCTGGCGCCGGGCGCGACCTGGACCGCCGCCGCCATCGGCCGCAGCCAGCTCGAGATGAACCACTGGGCGCTGGCGCTGGGCGGCCACTGCCGCACCGGGCTGGAGGACAACATCCGCTTCGACAAGTCCCGCCTGGCGGCCAGCAACGCCGAGCTGGTCGCCCGGGTCGCCGATCTCTGCGCCGACTACGGCCGCCACCCCGCGACGCCGGCCGAGGCGCGCGGGCTGCTGTCGCTGCCGCCGGCCCCACCAGAGAGCCCATGAGCGTCACGCCCCTCGATTCCGCCCTTTACGGCGCGCTGCTCTCCGACGCGGAGGTCGCCGCCCGGCTCGACGATGCGGCCCAGCTGCGCTCGATGCTGGAATTCGAGGCGGCCCTGGCCCGGGTCCAAGGCCGGCTCGGCGTGATCCCGGCGGACGCGGCCGCGCGGATCTCCAAGGTTGCTGAGTCCTTCGCACCCCATCCCGCCGACCTCGCCGAAGCGACCGCACGGGACGGCATTCCGGTCCCGGCCCTGGTCGCCGCCCTCCGCGCGGCGGTCGGCGCCCCTGCGGCGCAGCACCTGCACTGGGGCGCGACCAGCCAGGACGTCATCGACACCGCCCTGGTTCTCCGGTTGAAGCCGGTGCTGGAGATCCTCGACCAACGCCTCGCCAACCTGACGCAGACTCTAGCCGCCCTGGCCGAGCGGCATCGCCGCACCCTGATGGTCGCTCGGACCCGCGGCCAGCAGGCGGTGCCGACGAGCTTCGGCCTCAAGGCCGCGGTCTGGCTGGCGCCCCTGCTGCGCGCCCGGCAGCGCCTGGATCAGCTCCGCCCGCGCCTGCTGCTGCTCAGCTTCGGCGGCGCGGCTGGCACCCTGGCGGCGCTGGGCGACCGCGGCCCGGCCGTCGCCGAGGCCCTGGCCCGGGAGCTCGGCCTCGGCCTGCCGCCGCTGCCCTGGCACGTCCAGCGCGACGGCCTCGCCGAGCTCGCCGGCTGGCTGTCCCTGGTCACCGGCAGCCTGGGCAAGCTCGGCCAGGACGTCCTGCTGCTGGCCCAGGGCGAGGTCAGCGAGCTCCGCGAGGGCGGTGGCCCCGGCCGCGGCGGCTCCAGCACTATGCCGAACAAGGCCAACCCGGTCGCCAGCGAGGTTCTGGTCACCGCCGCCCGCCTCAACGCGACCCTGGTCTCGGCGCTGCACCAGGCCTTGCCCCAAGAGCAGGAGCGTGGCGGCCCCGGCTGGCAGCTCGAATGGCTGACCCTGCCGCAGATGCTGGTCACGGCCGGCTGCGCCCTGCGTCACGCCGCCGACCTGATCGAAAACCTCGAGGTCGACCCCGCGCGCATGCGCCGCAACCTCGAGGCCTCCAACGGCCTGGTGCTGGCCGAGGCCGCGACCTTCGCCCTGGCCGAACACCTGCCGCGCCCGAAGGCGCAAGAGCTGGTCAAGGCCGCCTGCGCCGAAGCCAAGGCCGGCGGCCGCCACCTCGTCGACCTCCTCGCCGAGAGCAGCGATGCCCCGGTCGACTGGGCGAAGCTGCGCGACCCGGCCAACTACCTCGGTGCTGCCGAGACCTTGATTGACTGCGTGCTGGCGGAGGTCGGGAAGGATTAATACCAAGGAGCGCTGATAACGACCCATTTGATGGCGCACGGCGGCCCGCCGGGCAGGCGCGGCCCGCAGCGCGATGCCATCGCATCGGGCAAGGGCCGCAACGCACCCGGCGGGCCGCCGCGCGCCGCCGAAGGCCGGGTTTGCTTGACCGCCCGCTGCGTTGCGCTCCGCTTACGGTACCCCGCACCGCTGCGCGAAGCGCGCCTGACGGGCGATCAAGCAAACCCGGTCAAATGAGTCGTTATCAACGCTCCTTGGTATAAGGGTTGGGCATTGGGCCAAAAAGAAAGGCCGGCGCGAGGCCGGCCTTTCGTACTTGCAGTCGGTCTGGCGTTACGACTTGGGCAGCACCACCGTGTCGATGACGTGGATCACGCCGTTGGAGGTCTCGATGTCGGCGGAGATCACCTTGGCGTTGTCGACCTTCACGCCCTTGGTCGCGTCGACCGAAAGCTTGCTGCCCTCGACGGTCGCGACCTCGGCGGTCTGGCCGGCGATGTCCGAGGACATGATCTTGCCGGGGACCACGTGATAGGTCAGGACGGCGACCAGCTGATCCTTGTTCTCGGGCTTCAGAAGGTTCTCGACGGTTCCATCCGGCAGCTTGGCAAAGGCCTCGTCGGTCGGCGCAAAGACGGTGAAGGGGCCTTCGCCCTTGAGGGTATCGACCAGGCCGGCGGCCTTGACGGCGGCCACAAGAGTCTCGAACTGGCCGGCCGAGGCCGCCGTGTCGACGATGTCCGCGGCCTTGGCAGCCAGGGAGCCGAGGGCGAGCGGCAGCGCAAGGGTTGCGGCGACCGCGAAGCGAGAGAGAACCTTCATGTCATTATCACCAATGTTGTGTGGAACGGATACGCCCTTGTTCGCAGCGCCCCGCCCGACGGATCACTTCGGCTGCGACACTTGATGAACGATGG
Encoded proteins:
- the pcaD gene encoding 3-oxoadipate enol-lactonase; this translates as MRFARVNDVVLHHAVEGPPDAPTVVFSNSLGTDFRVWDPLLAHFGQGLRRVRYDKRGHGLSQARPAPYVMSDHVGDLAALLDHLGIESAVIVGLSVGGIIAQGLSALRRERIRGLVLCDTAHVIGPAEMWDQRIAAIEAGGIESLADAVMERWFSEAFRRDRPEELAGWRNMLVRTPVEGYLGTAAAIRDSDMTAQAQAIRVPTLCVGGSEDGATPPELVGALAALIPGARFEVIEGAGHLPGVEAPETLAGLMKDFFAEAGLA
- the pcaC gene encoding 4-carboxymuconolactone decarboxylase produces the protein MPEDRHQTGMLTRRAVLGDAHVDRAEAKTTDFNADFQQFITEGAWGSLWSRPGLTRRERSLLTIALLAALGHDEELALHVRATRNTGASPEDIKEALLHVAVYAGVPAANRAFAVAAEALEEQGEVG
- the pcaH gene encoding protocatechuate 3,4-dioxygenase subunit beta, whose amino-acid sequence is MSDRAPFKPRDWGSHPPYRYPDYKSTALRAPTKPLVPLAQSLSELTGPVFGHDSLGPLDHDLTRNAAKDGEPLGERIIVTGRILDEDGRAVPQTLVEVWQANAAGRYIHTVDQHPAPLDPNFLGAGRCLTDDAGRYRFVTVKPGAYPWGNHPNAWRPNHIHFSLFGPSLATRLVTQMYFPGDPLLDLDPIFQGTPPAARDRLIAAFSLEVTEPDWALGYSFDIVLRGRAATPMEG
- the pcaG gene encoding protocatechuate 3,4-dioxygenase subunit alpha, which codes for MPKQTPSQTVGPYFAYGLTPEQYGYAFSSIAGGALTAEAGDGERIRIEGRVLDGAGEAVSDALVEIWQADGQGRYAHPADPRSSNARFRGFGRVGTGTDPEQRFVFETVKPGPLGDGQAPHVNLMLFLRGLLSHAYTRIYFSDEAEANAADPVLAAVSAERRATLIAAREETAGTPLYRFDIHLQGDRETVFFDV
- a CDS encoding 3-keto-5-aminohexanoate cleavage protein — encoded protein: MTEPCIITVAITGSVPRKEDNPAVPISVQEQIESTQEAFEAGASLVHVHVRNEDQTPSSDPEKFGAFQEGVRRHCPGMIVQFSTGGRGRAAAARGAMLHLKPDMASLATGSVNFPNMIYENPPQLVEDLAATMLAEGIKPEVEVFDLAMLYTAAEMAAAGRLKAPLHVQFVFGLRNALPPRREILEFEVAQLAALAPGATWTAAAIGRSQLEMNHWALALGGHCRTGLEDNIRFDKSRLAASNAELVARVADLCADYGRHPATPAEARGLLSLPPAPPESP
- the pcaB gene encoding 3-carboxy-cis,cis-muconate cycloisomerase, with the protein product MSVTPLDSALYGALLSDAEVAARLDDAAQLRSMLEFEAALARVQGRLGVIPADAAARISKVAESFAPHPADLAEATARDGIPVPALVAALRAAVGAPAAQHLHWGATSQDVIDTALVLRLKPVLEILDQRLANLTQTLAALAERHRRTLMVARTRGQQAVPTSFGLKAAVWLAPLLRARQRLDQLRPRLLLLSFGGAAGTLAALGDRGPAVAEALARELGLGLPPLPWHVQRDGLAELAGWLSLVTGSLGKLGQDVLLLAQGEVSELREGGGPGRGGSSTMPNKANPVASEVLVTAARLNATLVSALHQALPQEQERGGPGWQLEWLTLPQMLVTAGCALRHAADLIENLEVDPARMRRNLEASNGLVLAEAATFALAEHLPRPKAQELVKAACAEAKAGGRHLVDLLAESSDAPVDWAKLRDPANYLGAAETLIDCVLAEVGKD
- a CDS encoding fasciclin domain-containing protein, which codes for MKVLSRFAVAATLALPLALGSLAAKAADIVDTAASAGQFETLVAAVKAAGLVDTLKGEGPFTVFAPTDEAFAKLPDGTVENLLKPENKDQLVAVLTYHVVPGKIMSSDIAGQTAEVATVEGSKLSVDATKGVKVDNAKVISADIETSNGVIHVIDTVVLPKS